The Cryptococcus gattii WM276 chromosome B, complete sequence genome has a segment encoding these proteins:
- a CDS encoding Chitin synthase regulator 3, putative (Similar to TIGR gene model, INSD accession AAW41778.2) produces MSDNQPPYSVPHCPSYTPPPPPRPSTAYSAHYAYDVSHGQSSLSSWSHPQQFPTRPAAPPVSNARQFAASQSAMFSQSPLPVGRHGASSYSQQDEYRTSNYPTGPPASLLGEHIVPGSVIPSTTLTPEPSNSTRPRTSNFDPRPFPTVETQPTTSNNFPNSEAGSLVVAPPRSSSLNQPYLSHAQAPTLPTPALPTPKLTAPTDSIRVYPFPTVESITQASAKLDSWADAHQIAWAQDVLRLVERHWQQNSNADHFEQPSSPPSVTQHLSVTLQHLLDTAAPIIIVISDSDIKAHASLALYLKGKLLSSGACPAVLPKDKRQSFEDFDKAARRGEKRAWHRLGKDYEGVNDLARAGDCYDRGVRAGDCESAFKIQRMGMAYLLGQLNFFPDPAVGLYFLHQSSNTATIDFPQASYVYGMLLAGDITLQTNIPPNLIIPPTSPPTDAFLAQQNLARKSIERAAYLNYPAAQFKLGQMYEHADLSCVYDPTASTAWYMFASQNGHMEADMALSKWFLCGAEGHFPKNEGNAKMYAEKAAKNGHPNAAFALGYYNEIGVGTHVDLEQARKWYEKAAKAGNAEAPARLAALSLPVPTTISMNEHQSRLNDTLVRKHTTAKLRSDRNIFSRSLRQQNYQSHPTPLPDYSQTNSQSEFGHMNQKQMPTAFTSSPPVAHTQFPPSSLTPATDYLPHQPQPSYTLQDPPCKPSRPLMHQHQYSSSTSTAASEARCQSSDAARPISVADHRQMNAGGSSVSDLPVPSTPSSTSVSIPSSGLVGTVNGGVSGVMEKKEKEKGPQTFAEMGFVSKPVEEDGCIVM; encoded by the exons ATGTCAGATAACCAGCCGCCATACAGCGTTCCCCATTGCCCCTCATATACCccgcctccacctccaAGACCGTCAACAGCCTACAGTGCACATTATGCCTACGATGTGTCACATGGCCAGTCAAGCTTGTCATCTTGGTCTCATCCCCAGCAGTTTCCGACAAGGCCTGCAGCACCTCCGGTGAGCAATGCCAGGCAGTTTGCTGCATCACAATCGGCAATGTTTTCTCAATCACCCCTGCCGGTTGGGCGTCATGGGGCTTCCTCGTATTCTCAACAGGATGAATATCGGACTTCAAATTATCCAACCGGCCCACCAGCAAGTCTACTGGGAGAACACATCGTACCGGGCTCTGTT ATTCCATCAACGACGCTCACTCCAGAACCGTCCAACTCTACGCGACCTCGGACATCAAACTTTGATCCAAGACCGTTTCCAACCGTTGAAACCCAGCCAACTACCTCAAATAACTTTCCCAATTCCGAGGCTGGATCTTTGGTAGTTGCTCCTCCAAGGTCATCTTCGCTGAATCAACCATATCTTAGTCACGCACAAGCACCTACTCTCCCAACACCTGCGCTCCCAACACCCAAACTTACAGCACCTACCGATTCTATCAGAGTCTATCCATTCCCAACTGTCGAATCAATTACGCAGGCTTCTGCAAAACTTGACAGCTGGGCAGACGCACACCAGATTGCTTGGGCTCAAGACGTACTGAGATTGGTAGAAAGACACTGGCAGCAAAACAGCAATGCGGACCACTTCGAACAACCATCGTCACCTCCATCGGTCACCCAACACCTCAGTGTTACTTTGCAACATCTACTCGATACTGCAGCTCCCATCATAATTGTAATTTCAGACAGTGATATCAAAGCACATGCGTCACTAGCGCTATATCTGAAAGGAAAGCTGCTCTCATCAGGTGCTTGTCCAGCAGTTTTACCAAAGGATAAGAGGCAATCCTTCGAGGACTTTGACAAAGCTGCGAGAAGGGGCGAAAAGCGGGCTTGGCATAGGTTGGGCAAAGATTATGAAGGCGTGAATGATCTTGCCCGGGCCGGTGATTGTTATGATCGTGGTGTAAGAGCAGGAGATTGTGAAAGTGCTTTT AAGATACAGAGGATGGGCATGGCTTACTTGCTGGGCCAACTCAACTTTTTTCCCGATCCAGCCGTTGGCTTATACTTCCTCCATCAATCATCAAACACTGCGACCATCGACTTTCCCCAAGCATCCTACGTATACGGGATGCTCCTCGCAGGTGACATCACTCTACAAACCAACATCCCACCCAATCTTATCATCCCTCCAACCTCTCCACCCACCGACGCTTTCTTGGCTCAGCAGAACCTCGCACGCAAATCGATCGAGCGCGCCGCCTACCTCAACTACCCAGCTGCCCAATTCAAACTCGGCCAAATGTACGAACACGCCGATCTTAGCTGCGTGTATGATCCTACCGCCAGTACTGCTTGGTACATGTTTGCAAGCCAAAATGGGCATATGGAAGCAGATATGGCATTAAGCAAATGGTTCTTGTGTGGAGCAGAAGGGCATTTCCCGAAGAATGAGGGTAATGCGAAGATGTACGCGGAGAAGGCTGCTAAGAATGGTCATCCCAATGCGGCTTTTGCTTTGGGGTACTATAATGA AATTGGCGTAGGTACACACGTCGATCTGGAACAAGCCAGGAAATGGTATGAAAAG GCTGCAAAGGCAGGCAATGCCGAAGCTCCTGCACGTCTTGCCGCACTATCCCTTCCTGTACCAACAACCATCTCAATGAACGAACACCAATCCCGTCTTAACGACACCCTCGTCCGCAAACACACTACGGCAAAACTTCGTTCTGACCGCAACATCTTTTCTCGATCCTTGCGTCAACAAAATTACCAATCTCACCCAACTCCTCTCCCTGACTATAGCCAAACAAACTCACAGTCTGAGTTTGGGCACATGAATCAAAAGCAGATGCCCACGGCATTTACATCTTCACCTCCTGTCGCACACACACAATTCCCCCCATCCTCTTTAACACCCGCTACGGACTATCTCCCTCATCAACCTCAACCTTCTTACACCCTCCAAGATCCTCCTTGCAAACCCTCCCGACCTCTTATGCATCAGCACCAATATTCCTCCTCGACCTCTACCGCCGCCAGCGAGGCTAGATGCCAATCAAGCGACGCAGCCAGGCCAATATCGGTGGCTGACCATCGTCAAATGAATGCAGGTGGTTCTAGCGTTAGTGACCTTCCCGTTCCCAGCACACCTTCGTCCACATCCGTTTCTATACCCTCTTCCGGCCTAGTCGGTACTGTCAACGGAGGAGTATCCGGGgtgatggagaagaaagaaaaggagaagggcCCTCAGACATTCGCGGAGATGGGTTTTGTGAGCAAGCCggttgaggaggatggTTGTATAGTCATGTGA